The DNA window GGGCCGCGAGCGTCGGGATGCTGCGTCGCGCTTCGTCCGGATCGAGGTAGAGGCGCAGAGTGGCGTCGAGGGCGGCAAGGTCCAGCTTGTCGATGCGCAGTGCGCGGGCCAGTGGATGACGCCGCATGGCGCCAATCGTGGCACCGCTGCCGATTGCCAGTCCCGCCTGAGGGCCACCGAGGAGCTTGTCGCCGCTGAAGGTGACGATGTCGCAAACGGCGACGCTCTCGCGCAGCAGCGGCTCGTCGTCGAACAGGGGAATGTCCGCGAGGGCGCCGCTGCCGAGATCATCGATCAGGACGGCGTCACGCGAATGCGCTAGGGCGGCAAGGTCGGTCAGGGGTGGTTCTGCCGTGAAGCCGACGATTCGGTAGTTGCTGGTGTGGACCCTGAGGATGGCCTTCGTTCGCGAGTTCCAGGCCGCCTCGTAGTCGCGGAGGTACGTTCGATTCGTGGTCCCGACTTCGACGAGTTCAGCACCGCTCTCACGCAGTATGTCCGGAATGCGAAAGCTGTCGCCGATCTCAACAAGCTGGCCTCTTGAGACGAGTACCTCCCCCCCGCGAGATGTCGCGGCGAGGGCGAGGAGCACGGCCGCGGCGCAGTTGTTGACGGCGAGAGCATCGGCCGCTCCGGTGAGCGTGCAGAGAATGTCGTGAACATGGTCTTGGCGGGAGGCGCGTTCGCCGCGGGCGAGACCGTACTCGAGGTTCGTTCCTCCCGAGGCGGCGATGGTGACGGCGTCCACTGCCTCCCGGGGCAGCACAGAGCGTCCGAGATTCGTGTGAACGACAACGCCGGTGGCGTTGATGACGCGCTGCAGCGATGGAGTACGTGCCAGATCGAGCAGTGCGCACACCCACGGCACGAGGTCCGCGGCCGTGAGCTCTCTTGCGCGCTCGTTGTGCGCGCTGCCGTGTTCGTCTCCCCGGATCTCGCTGCGCAAGCGCTCGATGACGGTACGCACCGCGTCAACGACGAGGGCGTGCGGATGTTGCTCCAGGGCCTCCTGAAGTGCGGGCTCACGTAGCACCTCGTTGACGCTCGCGAGGGCTCGTAGGCGTGGATCGCCTGTCTGGCGCTCGGATCGCCTCGACTTCGACTGGCGGTCGCTCAAGGCTGCTCCTTTCGCGCGATTCGCAGTGACGCTTCGCTTCGCCGCCGCATGTCGAAGACGATCATCGCATATGCGAGCAGTCCCGCCACAACGATGAAATCCGCGACGTCGACGCCGAGGCGCAGCAGGTCCGCTCTCGCAGTAATAGCGCCAGCGGCGACGGCGATCAGGAGGCCGCCGGCAAGCGCCTCGCATATGGCCCAGAATCCACGCGGCTGCGTCTGCTTGAAGCCGAGCGCGGTTGTGTAGAGGGACAAGAGAACAACGGCTGCGCAGGCGAGGCCGACAAGGAAGAGCAGGGCGACCTGAGGGATGACCTCGGAGGCGGGCCGTCCGGCGGCCCAGTTCCATGCCGTGGCTCGCGAGGTGCCGATCCCCAGAACGAGGACGAGGAACCAGGCGACGAGCGCGAGAACGGCGATCGCACCGAGCAGGACAAATGGAACCACCGAGAGAACGCGAAGCGTCAGCCGAGCTTCTGGTTCCGACGACCTCGACGATGCGCGTTTGGCGTCGTTCCCGGCAGACGAGGGGCGCTCAGATTGACCGGACTGACGGTGCGGCATCGAGCAGGTCTTGGCGGTCGCGCCGATCGGCCAGGAGTAGGCTGCCGGCTCGTTCCGCGGTAAGCCGGCCGATGGTCCATGCCGGCGTACCGCGGGTCTCAAGGGCGGTGACAAGCGCGGCATGGTCTTCGGGTGCAACGGCGATGAGGAGGCCGCCCGACGTCTGGGGATCGAAAAGCAGCTGGATGCGAGGGTCGTCTGGTGGCACGCATTTGTCAGTTACTTGGACGCGTGGCCAGAGAAAGTCGCGATTGGCTACGAGTCCGCCGGCGTACACCCCTTGCGTCAGAAGGCTGAGAACGTCGACGTGAATCGGGATGGAGTCCAGCCAGAGCGTCGCCGCCAGCCCGGCACCGTCAAGCATCTCGCAGAGGTGCCCGGCAAGGCCAAACCCACTTACGTCTGTGCAAGCATGTGTCTCGACGGTCGCCATGGCGGTGGCGGCGCTCGCGTTGAGCGTTGCGGCTTCGTCGATCGCGACCGACATATCGTCTTCAGTAAGCACGCCCTTCTTGAGGCCGCTGGCGAGGACGCCAATGCCAAGGCGCTTGGTGAGGATGAGAATGTCGCCGGCGCGCCCTCCGGAGTTGTAGACGATTTGCCCCGGGTGCGCCACACCGGTCACCGAGAGCCCGTACTTCGGCTCGCGGTCGTCAATCGAATGACCGCCGGCGAGTTCCGCTCCGGCCTCGGCGATCTTCTCGGCTCCGCCACGGAGGATGTCGGCGAGGTGGGCCATGCCCAGCTTGCTCGGCCAGCCGACGATGTTCATTGCTGTCAGCGGCTTGGCGCCCATGGCGTAGATGTCGCTGAGAGCGTTGGCGGCGGCGACGCGGCCGAAATGGTATGGGCTGTCGACAATCGGCGTGAAGAAGTCGACTGTCTGAACGAGACAGAGGTCGTCGGTCAGCTGCACGATGGCAGCGTCGTCACGCGTCTCGAGGAGACGAGCGAACTGAGGCGATGTGCGAGGCAGAGCGTCGAGAACGGCTTGCAGGTCACACGGACCCAGCTTCGCCGCTCAGCCGCTCTTCGCCGCGTACTGTGTGAGTCGGATTCGTTCCGTCATTTCTCTAGCTTACACGCAGGGAGCTCAGGCGGCCGAATTGCAGCGAGATGGTATGCCCATCCGGCGTCGAGAAGAGCGTCTCACCGCCAATTCTGAGTCACGTGGCCCCCGTGCTCTCCCGCCTTACGGCCCAGGAGCGGTGGATTGGATGGCGCGTTCGAAGAGAGCGGCCGCGGCAAACGACGAACGCACGCGCGGTCCGGCTTCGACCAAGAGTCCGAGTCTCTCGCCGGCGCGCTTGAGCGCGACGAATTCCTCTGGTGGTACGTAGCGATCAACGGGGAGGCTCCCAGGGGCCGGTTGCAGATACTGTCCGATCGTGACGACTTGCACACCCGCTCGAGCACAATCGGTGAGGAGGCCCAGGACTTCATCGCGGGTCTCGGAGAGACCGAGCATCAGGCCGGTCTTCACCAATGGCCGTCGTGTCTGCGGGGCTGTCGTGCTGTCCGGGCGTGCCTTCGTTTGCTCGGCAGCGAAGCTCAGGAGTCCGAGAGACCGCGCGTAGGTTGCCATACTACGCGCGCGAGGTGTCACGCGTTCAACTGTCTCCAGGTTGTGTGCCAGAACGTCAGGGCGTGCGGACAGTACGGTCCCGAGCGCCAAGCGGTTGCCCGCGAAGTCGGGGACGAGCACCTCGATGCTCGCGGAAGGTGTGACGCGGCGAATCGTCTTGATCGTCTCGGCGAAGTGACCAGCGCCGCCGTCGGGAAGATCGTCGCGCGTAACGCTGGTGATTACAACGTGTTGCAGACCAAGCTGATGAACGGCGGCGGCGACACGCGAAGGCTCATCGGGATCGGGGTCTGCGTATGGAGAGCCCCGTCGATCGGCCGAGGCGGCGTCGTCGTGAGTGCCAATGGCACAGAATCGACACGAGCGAGTGCATCGATTGCCAAGGATGAGCAACGTGGCGGTTCCCTCGCAGAAGCATGTTCCACGGTTGGGACAACGCGCCTCCCGGCAGACGGTCGTGAGACGTTGGGCCGCGAGGGCGGCGTCGGTTGCGCGGTAGCGCGCCGCGTGAGGAGTGTCTTGCGTGAACCAGTTGGGCAGTCTCGCGTGGATCTCACGCGGTTTGTGGCCACTCACAGGCTGTGGATGCCATGGCCAAGCGCGGCGTTGGCGGCCTCGCCGATTGCTTCTGAGAGCGTCGGGTGAGCGTGTATGGTGCCGGCTAAGCTCTCCAGCGTGAGCCCGGCATGTGTTGCCAAGGCCAATTCGTGGATCAACTCCGCTGCGTGGGGACCCAGGACTGATGCGCCGAGTATGCGGCCGCTCTCTGCTTCGCAGACGATGCGTACGAACCCGTCGGCGTTGCCTTCGATGACGGCCTTGGAGTTGCTGTTGAGGCGGACATGAGCGATGGTGATGGGGACGTTCTCGGTGGCTGCGCGCTCTTCGCTCATGCCGCAGGACGCCACTTCAGGGACGCTGAAAGCCACGGAGGGCACGACACGCTCATCGAGCATCCGGGACGCGCCGGTGACCGCGTTCTCGGCGGCGATTACACCCTGGTGGTAGGCCCAGTGCGCAAGCATTGGAGGACCCGTTACGTCTCCCGCTGCGAAGACGTCTGCGACGGACGTTCGCAGCGTCCTGTCTGTCACGACATAACCTCGTTCGTCGAGGCGAACTCCCGTATCGGTCAGTCCGGCATCCGAGGTTAGGGGACGGCGCCCCACGGCGACAAGGACTCGAGCGGCTGATATCACGCGGCCGTTGTCCAGGTGGAGGGCGATGTCTTCACCTTCCGGCGCGGCGCTTTCGACACGGACCGCAAGAGAGACGTCGATGCCTGTGCGCTTGAATGCCTGCTGGAGCGTCTTGCTCGCTCGCATGCCTTCGCCGGGAATCAACTGGCTCATCATCTCAATGACGAACACTTCGGTGCCCAACGTTGCGAACAGCGACGCGAACTCGCAGCCGATCGCCCCGCCGCCAACGATTGCCAGGGTCTCCGGCACGCTTTCGATCCGGAGTGCTTCGTCGCTGGTCATGATTCGCGGATCGCTCCAGTCGAAGAGACCGAGGCGAACAGGCTCCGAGCCTGTGGCGATGATGATCGCGTCGCCGTGCAGTTCGCGGCCGTCGCTGAGGGCGAGAGTGTGCGCGCCCGACAGGCGCGCCCATCCGGTGATGACTTCGACCTTTCGGGCCTTGAGTAGGTGGTCAACACCGTCCCGAAGCATCGACGTTACGCGTTCCTTACGATCCATGAAGGCGGCGAAGTCGAATTCGACTTCGCCGGTCCTGATGCCGAAGGCACTGGCGTCGCGCACTTGCCGGAGTCTCTCAGCACCGGCGATCAGGGCTTTCGTCGGGATACACCCCCGATTGAGGCAGGTGCCGCCGATCTCACGCGTTTCGACCAGCGTGACAGCGGCGCCGAGTTGCGCTGCGCGGCCGGCGGCGACATACCCCGCTGGTCCGCCGCCGACGATGAGAATGCGTTTCACTTCGTCCTCCCCAGGAGCTCCGTCCGTTGGTTCAGTGCTCACGTGCTTGCGTCTGCATGCACCTCCTGTGCGAGCGACTCTACGATGTCTCGCCAGAGGCTGTCGCGCGCGGTAGAGAGGCGCCCATCGAGTCCGACGCCGTCCCACGACTCCCCGAGGACTGTCTCGGCGGCCACTCTGAGCGTCTCTGGAGGCCGCCGCTCGAGCACCGAGCCGTGCACGAGAACTCGCCCGCCGAAGCGACACTGCGCCAGTGCCACGACCTTCTCGCCGGCGACGGTCAAGTCGTGAGCGAGCACGGTGGCGAAGCAGTAGGGAGCGTGGCAGTAGGAGGCCGTCTCTCCATGCGACGGGGTCAGGCCGTGGTTCGTCAGCGCGTGCCCGACAGCTCTGACGACGAGAGCGTACGGCTGCGTGATGTCGAGGTTTGCTCGCGCTGCCCTATCGGTCGCGCCGTTCGGCATGGCGACGGCGAATGACCATTCGAATGCCTCCCCGTGCAGTACGGCGCGTCCGCCGGTGGGTCGTCGCACGACGTCGATGGGAAGGGCTTCACGGGCTGGGGCGGCCTGAAACCTCCCCAGCGACAGCGCCGGCGGAGCCCACACATAGCGTCTGGCGACGAAGTCTCGGCGCTCCTGGAGGAGCGCCTTGTCGAGAGACATCTGCTCTGCGCCTGTCGTCCTGATATCCGGCAGTACGGTGAGCAACCGAAACCTCCGCGGCTCGGTTTGCCTCGCTCAGGCCTCGTCGAGGAACGCGCGATACTCCTGCGCGCTCATCAGCGCGTCGATTTCCTCGGCGTTGGCAAGTCTGATGCGGATGAGCCACCCCTTGCCGTAACAGTCCTGGTTAGTGAGTGTCGGCTCGTCAACGACGGCGTCGTTGACTGCCAAGACCACGCCACTCAGGGGGGAGAAGACGTTGCTGACCGCCTTCACCGACTCGAGTTCTGCATACGGTTGTCCCGCGGCGATGCTTGCTCCCGCTTCTGGCAGCTCAGCATAGACGACTTCTCCAAGTGCGTCTTGTGCGAACCACGTGATACCGAGCACAGCCTCGGCGCCGTCAATGCGTGCCCAGTCATGCTCCGCGAAGTACTTGAGATCGTTCGGATACGCTTCTTCGCTCATCGCGCCTCCTTGTCGAGCGACTGCGTGTCGCTGAGCTCTGCTCCCAAGATGACTGTATCACCGCC is part of the Thermoleophilia bacterium genome and encodes:
- the selA gene encoding L-seryl-tRNA(Sec) selenium transferase codes for the protein MSDRQSKSRRSERQTGDPRLRALASVNEVLREPALQEALEQHPHALVVDAVRTVIERLRSEIRGDEHGSAHNERARELTAADLVPWVCALLDLARTPSLQRVINATGVVVHTNLGRSVLPREAVDAVTIAASGGTNLEYGLARGERASRQDHVHDILCTLTGAADALAVNNCAAAVLLALAATSRGGEVLVSRGQLVEIGDSFRIPDILRESGAELVEVGTTNRTYLRDYEAAWNSRTKAILRVHTSNYRIVGFTAEPPLTDLAALAHSRDAVLIDDLGSGALADIPLFDDEPLLRESVAVCDIVTFSGDKLLGGPQAGLAIGSGATIGAMRRHPLARALRIDKLDLAALDATLRLYLDPDEARRSIPTLAALSEPVDEVRRRAERLRTIVAEDLDDAGTMDLVDTVARAGAGALPLTELPSVALQITPLRNTPHDLATRLRTGRPAVVCRVSEERLLFDLRAVRDHELGDLARAICNVFTE
- the lpdA gene encoding dihydrolipoyl dehydrogenase gives rise to the protein MKRILIVGGGPAGYVAAGRAAQLGAAVTLVETREIGGTCLNRGCIPTKALIAGAERLRQVRDASAFGIRTGEVEFDFAAFMDRKERVTSMLRDGVDHLLKARKVEVITGWARLSGAHTLALSDGRELHGDAIIIATGSEPVRLGLFDWSDPRIMTSDEALRIESVPETLAIVGGGAIGCEFASLFATLGTEVFVIEMMSQLIPGEGMRASKTLQQAFKRTGIDVSLAVRVESAAPEGEDIALHLDNGRVISAARVLVAVGRRPLTSDAGLTDTGVRLDERGYVVTDRTLRTSVADVFAAGDVTGPPMLAHWAYHQGVIAAENAVTGASRMLDERVVPSVAFSVPEVASCGMSEERAATENVPITIAHVRLNSNSKAVIEGNADGFVRIVCEAESGRILGASVLGPHAAELIHELALATHAGLTLESLAGTIHAHPTLSEAIGEAANAALGHGIHSL
- the gcvH gene encoding glycine cleavage system protein GcvH: MSEEAYPNDLKYFAEHDWARIDGAEAVLGITWFAQDALGEVVYAELPEAGASIAAGQPYAELESVKAVSNVFSPLSGVVLAVNDAVVDEPTLTNQDCYGKGWLIRIRLANAEEIDALMSAQEYRAFLDEA
- a CDS encoding lipoyl synthase, whose translation is MSGHKPREIHARLPNWFTQDTPHAARYRATDAALAAQRLTTVCREARCPNRGTCFCEGTATLLILGNRCTRSCRFCAIGTHDDAASADRRGSPYADPDPDEPSRVAAAVHQLGLQHVVITSVTRDDLPDGGAGHFAETIKTIRRVTPSASIEVLVPDFAGNRLALGTVLSARPDVLAHNLETVERVTPRARSMATYARSLGLLSFAAEQTKARPDSTTAPQTRRPLVKTGLMLGLSETRDEVLGLLTDCARAGVQVVTIGQYLQPAPGSLPVDRYVPPEEFVALKRAGERLGLLVEAGPRVRSSFAAAALFERAIQSTAPGP
- the selD gene encoding selenide, water dikinase SelD codes for the protein MGPCDLQAVLDALPRTSPQFARLLETRDDAAIVQLTDDLCLVQTVDFFTPIVDSPYHFGRVAAANALSDIYAMGAKPLTAMNIVGWPSKLGMAHLADILRGGAEKIAEAGAELAGGHSIDDREPKYGLSVTGVAHPGQIVYNSGGRAGDILILTKRLGIGVLASGLKKGVLTEDDMSVAIDEAATLNASAATAMATVETHACTDVSGFGLAGHLCEMLDGAGLAATLWLDSIPIHVDVLSLLTQGVYAGGLVANRDFLWPRVQVTDKCVPPDDPRIQLLFDPQTSGGLLIAVAPEDHAALVTALETRGTPAWTIGRLTAERAGSLLLADRRDRQDLLDAAPSVRSI